TTTAGTCCTAAAACTTATACATTTAATTGACTTTTTAGCTACTTACTATATTTTGTCATCAATTTCTTTAAAATCATCCTCTAAAGCATTATTAAATAACTCTTTAGTTTTCTCCTTAGCTCTATTTTTAGTTTCTGGAGATATATAGATAGCTATTATACTTAGTGCTGAAATTATCGCAGTTAAATCATCTCCAAATCCTACAACTGGTACTATATCCGCCATTAAATCAGTGGGTACTATAAAGTATCCCAAAGCACCTATAATTGTTGTCTTAGCTTTCTTAGGTACATCAGGGTCCTTCAGTGAGTAAAACAATAATAAAGCTCCATAAACCACTGAGACTTTAGCCTTTGATAATACTGATTTTATCTTTTTAAATAATGAATCCTCTGAGTAATCTTTATTATACTGGTTATCTACCATATTTCATCCTACTTTCATTACACAAATTTAATAATTACATTTTATCATATAAGATTTATAATTTTTATTTCTGAGTTAAATTTAGCACAGGTAACTTAAGGTTTATAAGTTATATGCTACTATAATAAAATAATAGAGTAGATTTAAAATTCTAAATCTACTCTATCAATAACTACTTATTAAAAAATGCGTAAAATATCTTCTTTTATATTTAAAAGTTCCTTGGAAAGAAGTCTTTTTTCCTTATATTCCTTAAAGAAATCTAAGTATATCTCTTCTTTAATTATTCCAGGCCTTGAGTCCATTACGTATATTCTATCTGATAAGAATATAGCTTCTTCAATATCATGTGTTATAAAAAGTATTGTAGTGTTTAAGGAATTCTTCATTTCTAAAAGCCATTTTTGCATTTTGCTCTTTGTGATTGAATCAAGGGCACCAAAGGGCTCATCTAAAAGCATTATCTCATCTGTTGATAGAAATGTTCTAAGAAAACTTGCTCTTTGTTTCATTCCTCCTGAAAGCTGATATGGATACTTTTCTCCATATCCTTCAAGTCCCATCATCTCCATATAACTTTTGGCTCTCTGTCTTGACTCCTTTTTATTCTTACCTTTTATATCTAATGGCAATACAACATTTTCTATAATACTTTTCCAGGGTAGTAGTAGGTCTTTTTGCTGCATATAGCCAATATCTCCACTTACTAAAAGGTCACCTGAATCTTGTTTTTCAAGGCCTGTTATAATATTAAATATTGTACTTTTACCACAGCCACTTGGTCCTAAAATAGAAACAAACTCTCCTTTAGCTATATTTATGGAAATATCTTTTAGAATCCTTTTATCATCAAAGCTTTTATTAATATTCCTTAAACTAATTAAAAAGCTTTGATCTTTATTTTGGTAAGAATTCATTTGTAAATGCATCTTCAGCCTTTAGATCCTTCTTAATTATTCCCTTGTCCTTTAGAAACTTAGCATAATTACTCCATACTTCTGCTTTCATAGCTCCCCATTTAGGTGCATCTGCTATATATTGATTTGCTAAATACTTTTGACTATCAACAGCTAGTTTTTCATTAATTTCTGGAGCATATTTTAGAAGAATCTTTGCACTTTCCTCTGGATTCTTTATAGCATATTCATATCCCTCTTGTGTTGCCTTTAGGAACTTTCTAACCTTTTCTGGATTTTCCTTTATAACCTTATTATTTGTAATTAATATTGGTGTGTAATAATCAAGTGCTGGGTCTAAATCCTTAACCGCTATATAGTTTAAATCAATATCTTTTATCTTTGCCTCAATTCCTGTCCAACCTTCAAAAATCCATGCAATATCTATATTCTTTTTCGTAGCAGCGAAGAAATCATCGTTTCCTATACTAATGTTCTTAAGCTTTTTATAATCTGCTCCACTTTTCTCCATAACAGCCTTTAAAACTGCTTCCTCAGATGGTGACCCCCATCCTCCGTAGGTTTTGCCTTCAAAATCCTTAACATTTTTAATGTTTTTACTCTTAAGAGACGCAAATCCAGAAGTATTATGCTGAATAACTGTAGCAATTGCCTTTATTGGAAGGGGCTGATCCCCTGTTAATGCATATGTTACATCTTCTTGGTAACTTACTCCAAAGTCACCTTTACCTGTAGCTATAAGAGTTCCTGTTCCACCTTCTGATGGCTGAACTATTTGAACATCTAATCCCTCAGCTTTATAGTATCCCTTTTCTAAGGCTACATATAGACCTGTATGATTCGTATTTGGTGTCCAGTCAAGTACAACAGTTGTCTTTTCTAATTGTTTTGATTCCTTATTCTCATCTTTCTTATCTACTGAACATCCACTCATTACAAGAGCAGATATTGTTAGTGCAACTACTAAAGATAAAAACCTATTTTTTTTCATATGTCCTTCACCTCTTACTTCCAATGAATTAGTTTTTTTCCTAGGAAATCTATAGCATAGATTATCAAAATAGTAATAAATACTATTACCAATATTGATGCAAATACCTTATCTAAAGCATATGCACTTTTCGCTCTGACCATATAAACACCTATACCCTTATCTCCTCCAAGCCATTCCCCTATAACAGCAGACATTATCATATAAGTCGCAGCAATTTTAAGACCTGAAAATAGGTTCACCATTGCATATGGAAGCTTTAAATGATAAAAAGCTTGTAGCCTTGATGCCTTTATAGTTGAAAATAGATTTATGTAATCCCTATCAATTTTCTCAAAACCATCTACTAAACTTATAACTATCGGGAAGAAACATACCATTATAACAACTATAATCTTAGGTAATATTCCAAACCCAAACCATATTATAAACAAGGGAGCAATTGCTATGGTAGGTATAGTCTGGGATATTACTAAAATTGGGTATATTGATTTCTTTACTACATTAAAATTATCCATTACTACAGCTAACATAAAGGACAATAAAATAGATACTACAAATCCTATAAAGGACTCATATAATGTTATTTTCGTATGACCTGCTATTATAGGAAAGTCCTTAATAAGAGTGTCAACTATATTAACTGGAGAAGGAAGAATGTACTGTGGTATATGCTCAAAAACTACAATACCCTGCCAGAGCAGAATAATAGTAATTACTGTAGCTATAGGATAAAGCCTATTTTGTATACTTTCCAATCTTTTCATCAATAGTCACGCCTTCACTTTTGTAATCTATCTTTACAACTGAAACTACCCTTGAAGCACCTTCCTCAACACATATGTGTTGAGCCTTTTTCACGATCTCTAAAAGGGTATCTAAGTCCCCCTCCATAGTTGTTTCCATTGGGCCAACCACATATTTTACACCAGTTGATGCAATATATTCAATAACCTTATCAACTACAGGATATACTCTCTCCTCTGGAACAGCAGGAACTACTTGAAGACTTACATTTATTTTACTCATCTGTTTCACCTCCCTTTAATAATCATCCATTATTATATTAAAATTATTTAAAATTTCATCTTTAACCTCATCATAATGAATTCCCTTTATTAATGAAATTTGCTTTACTATATTTTTAACTTCCACTGGATATCCATACTTGCCATTTACCCACTCTAAGGCGTTTGGTCCATCTGTTTCTGTAAGAATTCTATCTAGTGGAAGAGCTTCAACTATCTCCTTAGTTAACTCTGAACTTTCAATATCAACACTTATTGTGAAATAACATCCATAATCTAGAAGCTTTCTAAATACATCCATAGGACCACTATACCAATGAATTATAGGATTTCTTAAGCTATACTTTCTTAAAAATTCAAGTATTTCTATCTCTGCACCTTTAGTATGTATATTAGTGAGCTTATTATATTCTCCAGCTTTTGCTAGAAAATATTTAAATACCTTAACCATATAAGGATATCTTTCTTTCTCTAGCACCCAATAATAATCAAGACCTATCTCACCTATTACCCTTGACTCTCTTATATATTCATCGAATCTATCTAGTTCTTTATGGTTTTCATATGCTTTCCAAGGATGTATGCCAAAGCATGGGATTATATATTCATTTTCCTTGCTTAACTCTCTTGTAAATAAATAGCTTGCTTCATCCATAGAACAGGCAAGGGTTTTAATTGAATTTTCCCTTATCATATCTAGGACATAGCTTAGGTTATTACCATAAAAGTCTAAATGATTATGTGCATCAATAAACATATTTCCTCCAAAACATTCCCTTAAAACAAAAATGCACTATTAAAAATAGTGCATTAAAAACATTCATTCCAAACAGCTTCCCTCCGTCGGTGTTATCCGTATCAGGTTCAAAGGGTTAAAGTTTTTTACTTCTCTCAGCCAAAAGGCACCCCTAGCACTACAAAATATATTAAATTATACTACAA
This genomic window from Clostridium cylindrosporum DSM 605 contains:
- a CDS encoding YkvA family protein codes for the protein MVDNQYNKDYSEDSLFKKIKSVLSKAKVSVVYGALLLFYSLKDPDVPKKAKTTIIGALGYFIVPTDLMADIVPVVGFGDDLTAIISALSIIAIYISPETKNRAKEKTKELFNNALEDDFKEIDDKI
- a CDS encoding ABC transporter ATP-binding protein, which produces MNSYQNKDQSFLISLRNINKSFDDKRILKDISINIAKGEFVSILGPSGCGKSTIFNIITGLEKQDSGDLLVSGDIGYMQQKDLLLPWKSIIENVVLPLDIKGKNKKESRQRAKSYMEMMGLEGYGEKYPYQLSGGMKQRASFLRTFLSTDEIMLLDEPFGALDSITKSKMQKWLLEMKNSLNTTILFITHDIEEAIFLSDRIYVMDSRPGIIKEEIYLDFFKEYKEKRLLSKELLNIKEDILRIF
- a CDS encoding ABC transporter substrate-binding protein, giving the protein MKKNRFLSLVVALTISALVMSGCSVDKKDENKESKQLEKTTVVLDWTPNTNHTGLYVALEKGYYKAEGLDVQIVQPSEGGTGTLIATGKGDFGVSYQEDVTYALTGDQPLPIKAIATVIQHNTSGFASLKSKNIKNVKDFEGKTYGGWGSPSEEAVLKAVMEKSGADYKKLKNISIGNDDFFAATKKNIDIAWIFEGWTGIEAKIKDIDLNYIAVKDLDPALDYYTPILITNNKVIKENPEKVRKFLKATQEGYEYAIKNPEESAKILLKYAPEINEKLAVDSQKYLANQYIADAPKWGAMKAEVWSNYAKFLKDKGIIKKDLKAEDAFTNEFLPK
- a CDS encoding ABC transporter permease, coding for MKRLESIQNRLYPIATVITIILLWQGIVVFEHIPQYILPSPVNIVDTLIKDFPIIAGHTKITLYESFIGFVVSILLSFMLAVVMDNFNVVKKSIYPILVISQTIPTIAIAPLFIIWFGFGILPKIIVVIMVCFFPIVISLVDGFEKIDRDYINLFSTIKASRLQAFYHLKLPYAMVNLFSGLKIAATYMIMSAVIGEWLGGDKGIGVYMVRAKSAYALDKVFASILVIVFITILIIYAIDFLGKKLIHWK
- a CDS encoding thiamine-binding protein, with the translated sequence MSKINVSLQVVPAVPEERVYPVVDKVIEYIASTGVKYVVGPMETTMEGDLDTLLEIVKKAQHICVEEGASRVVSVVKIDYKSEGVTIDEKIGKYTK
- a CDS encoding TatD family hydrolase, producing MFIDAHNHLDFYGNNLSYVLDMIRENSIKTLACSMDEASYLFTRELSKENEYIIPCFGIHPWKAYENHKELDRFDEYIRESRVIGEIGLDYYWVLEKERYPYMVKVFKYFLAKAGEYNKLTNIHTKGAEIEILEFLRKYSLRNPIIHWYSGPMDVFRKLLDYGCYFTISVDIESSELTKEIVEALPLDRILTETDGPNALEWVNGKYGYPVEVKNIVKQISLIKGIHYDEVKDEILNNFNIIMDDY